The proteins below are encoded in one region of Limnohabitans sp. 63ED37-2:
- the glmM gene encoding phosphoglucosamine mutase codes for MARQYFGTDGIRGTVGQSPITPDFILRLAHAVGRVLKTQEAHPTVLIGKDTRISGYMLESALESGFNSAGVDVVLLGPVPTPAVAYLTRAQRASLGVVISASHNPFADNGIKFFNAQGKKLSDAWEEAVEAALLEDPVWVDSAALGKTRRLDDAAGRYIEFCKSTFSNDLTLKGLKIVVDAAHGAAYQIAPKVFHELGAEVIAIGCSPDGLNINKGVGATHPEALVQAVKEHRADYGIALDGDADRLQFVDATGRLFNGDELLYLMVADRLARDEAVPGAVGTLMTNLAVEVALKQRGVQFVRAKVGDRYVLEVLHDKGWLLGGEGSGHLLALDKHTTGDGLVSALQVLQACVGSGQTMAQLLEGITLFPQTLINVRLKPGFDWQGHQPLWDATRAAEAELADSGRVLIRASGTEPLVRVMVEARDANQARACAERIAATLA; via the coding sequence ATGGCGCGGCAATATTTCGGCACAGATGGCATCCGTGGCACCGTGGGTCAAAGCCCCATCACGCCCGATTTCATTTTGCGTTTGGCGCATGCTGTTGGCCGGGTGTTGAAGACACAGGAAGCCCACCCGACCGTGTTGATTGGCAAAGACACCCGCATCTCAGGCTACATGCTCGAAAGTGCACTGGAGTCGGGTTTTAACTCTGCGGGTGTCGATGTGGTGTTGCTCGGGCCAGTTCCCACACCTGCGGTGGCCTACTTGACCCGCGCACAACGTGCATCCTTGGGGGTGGTGATCAGCGCGAGCCACAACCCGTTTGCCGACAATGGCATCAAGTTCTTCAACGCCCAAGGCAAAAAGCTGTCGGATGCCTGGGAAGAAGCTGTGGAAGCTGCTTTGCTGGAAGACCCCGTCTGGGTGGATTCTGCTGCTTTGGGCAAAACCCGGCGTTTGGACGATGCAGCAGGCAGGTACATTGAGTTTTGCAAAAGCACTTTCTCGAACGATCTGACCCTCAAGGGCCTGAAGATCGTGGTGGATGCAGCGCATGGCGCTGCTTATCAAATCGCGCCCAAAGTGTTTCATGAACTGGGTGCGGAGGTCATTGCCATCGGTTGTTCTCCCGATGGTCTGAACATCAACAAAGGCGTGGGGGCCACCCATCCTGAAGCCTTGGTCCAAGCAGTCAAAGAACACCGGGCTGATTACGGCATTGCCCTGGATGGGGATGCCGACCGCCTGCAGTTTGTGGACGCGACCGGGCGACTTTTTAATGGCGATGAGTTGCTGTACTTGATGGTTGCGGACCGCTTAGCCCGTGATGAAGCTGTGCCAGGAGCTGTCGGCACTTTGATGACCAACTTGGCGGTGGAAGTGGCGCTCAAGCAGCGCGGCGTCCAGTTTGTTCGGGCCAAAGTGGGTGACCGGTATGTGCTGGAGGTGTTGCACGACAAAGGCTGGCTTCTGGGCGGTGAGGGTTCGGGCCACTTGCTGGCCCTGGACAAGCACACCACTGGTGACGGCCTGGTCAGTGCCCTGCAGGTTTTGCAGGCCTGTGTGGGCAGCGGCCAGACCATGGCGCAGTTGCTGGAGGGCATCACGTTGTTCCCCCAAACCCTGATCAATGTGCGCTTGAAGCCCGGTTTCGACTGGCAAGGCCACCAGCCTTTGTGGGACGCCACGCGTGCCGCAGAGGCCGAGTTGGCCGATTCGGGGCGGGTGTTGATTCGGGCCAGTGGGACGGAGCCACTGGTTCGTGTCATGGTCGAAGCTCGGGATGCCAACCAGGCCAGAGCGTGCGCTGAACGCATCGCTGCCACTTTGGCTTGA